In one window of Dyella thiooxydans DNA:
- a CDS encoding TonB-dependent copper receptor has protein sequence MTHPTLHRRAPAHAHFLPRALVGAIALALAGPALATDADPATELAPVVVTAPMQDSPLTVVTDPKAPRQPVPASDGADLLRSIPGFSVIRKGGSNGDPVLRGMSGSRLGILMDGGQIAGGCPSRMDPPTAYIAPENYDRVTVIKGPETVIYGPGNSAGVVRFDRDFSRYAEPGYRVDASVLGGSWGRNDQNLDLRTGAPTGYLGVAANHTHSQDYADGAGHRVHSRYDRWNVDTTVGWTPSDDTRLELAVGKGNGQAAYAFSGMDGSQFLRESAGLTLVQQHLTHHWDTLEVQAYTHYADHVMDNYTLRQPDPASMMPMAMASNVARRTRGGRIAGTWRWDEVLELVAGMDGSTNAHTLRNGGPPDSMIYYGLLPRLRDARMSDVGAFGELRWTLAPRQRVISGIRLDRAQARGYQLTLPSAGTSGMGGGMSGGMGSSTTKVTASRSDTLPSGFVRYERDLASAPATFYAGIGHVERFPDYWELFGGHVDTSVTSFRNLQPERTAQLDIGLQYHDARMKAWVSGYAGMVQDFILMRYPASAMGTGTASNVQARIAGGEAGVSYAFDPHWSGDASLSTAWGQNRTEHRPLPQMPPLEARFGLTYARDAWSVGALWRVAAAQRRVAVGEGNIVGQDLGTSGGFGVLSLNGSYRLGRHLTLSAGIDNLLDRTYAEHLNAAPTGLVGYVSTVRVNEPGRTAWMKLAIHL, from the coding sequence ATGACTCATCCGACGCTTCATCGGCGTGCGCCTGCGCACGCCCACTTCCTGCCGCGCGCCCTTGTCGGCGCCATCGCGCTGGCGCTTGCCGGCCCCGCACTCGCCACCGACGCGGACCCGGCGACCGAACTGGCGCCGGTCGTGGTCACCGCACCGATGCAGGATAGCCCGCTCACCGTCGTGACCGACCCGAAGGCCCCGCGCCAGCCGGTGCCGGCCAGCGACGGCGCCGACCTGCTCAGGAGCATTCCCGGCTTCTCGGTGATCCGCAAAGGCGGCAGCAACGGCGATCCGGTGCTGCGCGGCATGAGCGGCTCGCGACTGGGCATCCTGATGGACGGCGGCCAGATCGCCGGCGGCTGCCCGTCACGCATGGACCCGCCGACCGCCTACATCGCGCCGGAAAACTACGATCGCGTCACCGTGATCAAGGGCCCGGAAACGGTGATCTACGGGCCCGGCAACTCGGCCGGCGTGGTGCGCTTCGACCGCGACTTCAGCCGCTACGCCGAACCGGGTTACCGCGTCGACGCCAGCGTGCTCGGCGGCTCCTGGGGCCGCAACGACCAGAACCTGGACCTGCGCACCGGCGCCCCGACCGGCTACCTGGGGGTTGCCGCCAACCACACCCATTCGCAGGACTACGCCGACGGCGCCGGCCACCGCGTGCACTCGCGCTACGACCGCTGGAACGTCGACACCACCGTGGGCTGGACGCCCAGTGACGACACCCGGCTGGAACTGGCCGTCGGCAAGGGCAACGGCCAGGCCGCCTATGCCTTCAGCGGCATGGATGGCTCGCAGTTCCTGCGCGAAAGCGCCGGCCTGACGCTCGTGCAGCAGCACCTCACGCATCATTGGGACACGCTGGAAGTGCAGGCGTACACCCATTACGCCGACCACGTGATGGACAACTACACGCTGCGCCAGCCCGATCCGGCCAGCATGATGCCGATGGCGATGGCCTCCAACGTGGCCCGGCGCACCCGCGGCGGGCGCATCGCCGGCACCTGGCGCTGGGACGAGGTGCTGGAGCTGGTCGCCGGCATGGACGGCTCGACCAACGCACACACCTTGCGCAACGGCGGCCCGCCGGACAGCATGATCTACTACGGTCTGCTGCCGCGCCTGCGCGACGCCCGCATGAGCGACGTCGGCGCGTTCGGCGAGCTGCGCTGGACCCTTGCGCCCCGCCAGCGCGTGATCAGCGGCATCCGGCTGGACCGCGCACAGGCCCGCGGCTACCAGCTCACCCTGCCTTCCGCCGGCACCAGCGGCATGGGCGGCGGTATGAGTGGTGGCATGGGCAGCAGCACGACCAAGGTCACGGCGAGCCGCTCCGACACACTGCCCTCGGGTTTCGTGCGCTACGAAAGGGACCTCGCCTCCGCGCCGGCCACGTTCTACGCCGGCATCGGCCATGTCGAGCGTTTCCCCGACTACTGGGAGCTGTTCGGCGGGCACGTGGACACCTCCGTCACCAGCTTCCGCAACCTGCAACCGGAACGCACTGCCCAGCTGGACATCGGCCTGCAGTACCACGACGCCCGCATGAAGGCCTGGGTCTCCGGCTACGCCGGCATGGTGCAGGACTTCATCCTGATGCGTTACCCGGCCAGCGCCATGGGCACGGGGACGGCCAGCAACGTGCAGGCGCGCATTGCCGGCGGCGAAGCCGGCGTGAGTTATGCATTCGATCCGCACTGGAGCGGCGATGCCTCGCTCAGCACTGCCTGGGGCCAGAACCGCACCGAGCATCGCCCGCTGCCGCAGATGCCGCCGCTGGAAGCCCGCTTCGGGCTCACCTATGCACGCGATGCATGGTCGGTGGGCGCACTCTGGCGCGTCGCCGCCGCCCAGCGTCGGGTGGCGGTCGGCGAAGGCAACATCGTCGGCCAGGACCTGGGGACCAGCGGCGGCTTCGGCGTGCTCTCGCTCAACGGCAGCTACCGTCTCGGCCGGCATCTGACGCTGAGCGCCGGCATCGACAACCTGCTGGACAGGACCTACGCCGAGCACCTCAACGCCGCCCCGACCGGACTGGTCGGCTACGTCAGCACCGTCCGCGTGAACGAGCCCGGGCGCACCGCCTGGATGAAGCTCGCCATCCACCTCTGA
- a CDS encoding SET domain-containing protein: protein MPARFVARRSPIHGNGVFATDVIRKGEEIVQYKGTLMTHAEADEMYGDGGETGHTFLFTLNDDYIIDANRNGNTARWINHSCDPNCRAVVEESANGDLRKDKVMIEAIRTIRPGEELTYNYGIVLEVPHTARLKKLWKCLCGSPKCTGTLLQPKR from the coding sequence ATGCCCGCACGCTTCGTCGCCCGCCGTTCGCCGATCCACGGCAACGGTGTCTTCGCCACCGATGTGATCCGCAAGGGGGAGGAGATCGTCCAGTACAAGGGCACGCTGATGACCCACGCCGAGGCCGACGAGATGTACGGCGACGGCGGCGAGACCGGGCACACCTTCCTGTTCACCCTCAACGACGACTACATCATCGACGCCAACCGCAACGGCAACACGGCGCGCTGGATCAACCACAGCTGCGATCCGAACTGCCGCGCCGTGGTGGAGGAAAGCGCCAACGGCGACCTGCGCAAGGACAAGGTGATGATCGAGGCGATCCGCACGATCAGGCCCGGCGAGGAACTCACCTACAACTACGGCATCGTGCTGGAAGTGCCGCACACCGCGCGGCTGAAGAAGCTGTGGAAGTGCCTGTGCGGTTCGCCGAAGTGCACCGGCACGCTGCTGCAGCCCAAGCGCTGA
- the fusA gene encoding elongation factor G produces the protein MNAPRLVPTENIRNIALAGHAGSGKTSLFEALLYAAGVIQAQGTIERGNTFSDTDVQEKARGHSIDTCLASLMHGDCRIQLIDTPGYADFRGPALAALAAVDTVAVVVNAANGIEHGARRMIEHARQRGLACVLVINRIDSDAAALPALVEELREAFGRECLPVNLPAAGGTEVRDAFFQREGDTDFSSLAEAHQQLIDQVVEINETVMGAYLDTGEDAITPQQLHDAFEQCLRERHLVPICFMSARSGAGVREFLDLAVRLLPHPGEANPPPFLDAQDKPVPVAADPAQHVIADVFKIVNDPFVGKLGVFRVWQGTVRRDTQLFVDDGRKPFRVAHLLRIEGNRHVEIDQAVPGDMAAVAKVEEIHFDAVLHDSHDEDRIHLVPMAYPQPMAGLALEPKHKGQEQKLALALGRLAEEDPCLRVEHRRELNETVLRGLSELHLSIALERMRERYGVEVITHPPRIAYRETITASADGHHRHKKQTGGAGQFGEVLLRVEPLERGAGFAFVDSVKGGAIPGQFLPAIEKGVRQAMDHGAIAGFPLQDVRVTVLDGKHHSVDSKEVAFITAGRKAFLDAVGKAQPVVLEPIVSLEVAIPEAHVGDITGGLAGKRARILGTDLQRGGELLIRALAPLAELADYATELRAVTAGRGRYGMELSHYEPAPPAMQKQLRETWRPHPDED, from the coding sequence ATGAACGCGCCGCGCCTCGTTCCTACCGAAAACATCCGCAACATCGCCCTGGCCGGCCACGCCGGCAGCGGCAAGACCAGCCTCTTCGAAGCCCTGCTGTACGCCGCCGGCGTGATCCAGGCCCAGGGCACGATCGAGCGCGGCAACACTTTCTCCGACACCGACGTGCAGGAGAAGGCACGCGGCCACTCCATCGACACCTGCCTGGCTTCGCTGATGCACGGCGACTGCCGCATCCAGCTGATCGACACCCCCGGCTACGCCGATTTCCGCGGCCCGGCCCTCGCCGCGCTGGCCGCGGTGGACACGGTCGCGGTAGTGGTCAACGCCGCCAACGGCATCGAGCACGGCGCGCGCCGCATGATCGAGCACGCGCGCCAGCGCGGCCTGGCCTGCGTGCTGGTGATCAACCGCATCGACAGCGACGCCGCCGCGCTGCCCGCGCTGGTGGAGGAACTGCGCGAGGCGTTCGGCCGCGAGTGCCTGCCGGTGAACCTGCCCGCCGCGGGCGGCACCGAAGTACGCGACGCGTTCTTCCAGCGCGAGGGCGACACCGACTTCTCCTCGCTGGCCGAGGCGCACCAGCAGCTGATCGACCAGGTGGTGGAGATCAACGAGACGGTGATGGGCGCCTACCTGGACACCGGCGAGGACGCGATCACGCCGCAGCAGCTGCACGATGCCTTCGAGCAGTGCCTGCGCGAACGGCACCTGGTGCCGATCTGTTTCATGAGCGCGCGCTCGGGCGCCGGCGTGCGCGAATTCCTGGACTTGGCCGTGCGGCTGCTGCCGCATCCGGGCGAAGCCAACCCGCCGCCCTTCCTCGATGCCCAGGACAAGCCGGTGCCGGTCGCCGCCGACCCGGCGCAGCACGTGATCGCCGACGTGTTCAAGATCGTCAACGACCCGTTCGTCGGCAAGCTCGGCGTGTTCCGCGTGTGGCAGGGCACGGTGCGCCGCGACACGCAGCTGTTCGTCGACGACGGCCGCAAGCCGTTCCGCGTCGCCCACCTGCTGCGGATCGAGGGCAACCGCCACGTCGAGATCGACCAGGCCGTCCCCGGCGACATGGCGGCGGTGGCCAAGGTGGAGGAGATCCACTTCGACGCCGTGCTGCACGACTCCCACGACGAGGACCGCATCCACCTGGTGCCGATGGCCTACCCGCAGCCGATGGCCGGACTGGCGCTGGAGCCGAAGCACAAGGGCCAGGAACAGAAGCTGGCGCTGGCGCTGGGGCGACTGGCCGAGGAGGATCCCTGCCTGCGCGTGGAGCATCGGCGCGAACTCAACGAGACCGTACTGCGCGGGCTCTCCGAGCTGCACCTGTCGATCGCGCTGGAGCGCATGCGCGAACGCTATGGCGTGGAGGTGATCACCCACCCTCCGCGGATCGCCTATCGCGAAACCATCACCGCCAGCGCCGATGGCCACCACCGGCACAAGAAGCAGACCGGTGGCGCCGGCCAGTTCGGCGAAGTGCTGCTGCGGGTCGAGCCACTGGAGCGCGGCGCCGGCTTTGCTTTCGTCGATTCGGTGAAAGGCGGCGCGATTCCCGGCCAGTTCCTGCCGGCGATCGAGAAGGGCGTGCGCCAGGCGATGGACCACGGCGCGATCGCCGGCTTCCCGCTGCAGGACGTGCGCGTGACCGTGCTCGACGGCAAGCACCACTCGGTCGACTCGAAGGAGGTCGCCTTCATCACCGCCGGACGCAAGGCCTTCCTCGATGCGGTGGGCAAGGCGCAGCCGGTGGTGCTGGAACCGATCGTGTCGCTGGAGGTGGCGATCCCCGAGGCGCACGTGGGCGACATCACCGGCGGCCTGGCCGGCAAGCGCGCGCGCATCCTCGGCACCGACCTGCAGCGCGGCGGCGAGCTGCTGATCCGCGCCCTGGCGCCGCTGGCCGAGCTGGCCGACTACGCCACCGAACTGCGCGCCGTCACCGCCGGGCGCGGCCGCTACGGCATGGAGCTAAGTCATTACGAACCGGCGCCGCCGGCGATGCAGAAGCAACTGCGCGAAACCTGGCGCCCGCACCCGGACGAGGACTGA
- a CDS encoding gamma-glutamylcyclotransferase, whose amino-acid sequence MLDTTLANRHRTDLLDRDSVWLFGYGSILYKTGFDCLERRPASLHGWARRFWQGSHDHRGTPEAPGRVVTLVREAGARCLGVAFRIRPATLAALDVREKNGYLRETVELEMDGGSRARAVSYIAPPGNGAWLGPAPEPVIARQIANAKGPSGPNRDYLLGLAASLRTLGADDTHVFALESAMLALSAR is encoded by the coding sequence ATGCTGGACACCACCCTGGCCAACCGACACCGGACCGACCTGCTCGACCGCGACAGCGTCTGGCTGTTCGGCTATGGCTCGATCCTCTACAAGACCGGCTTCGACTGCCTGGAGCGACGACCGGCGTCACTGCATGGCTGGGCGCGCCGCTTCTGGCAGGGGTCGCACGACCACCGCGGCACGCCCGAGGCGCCGGGCCGGGTGGTCACACTTGTCCGCGAGGCCGGCGCGCGCTGCCTGGGCGTGGCCTTCCGCATCCGCCCGGCCACGCTTGCGGCCCTCGACGTGCGGGAAAAGAACGGCTATCTGCGCGAGACCGTCGAGCTCGAAATGGACGGCGGCAGCCGCGCCAGGGCGGTTAGCTACATCGCCCCGCCCGGCAATGGCGCATGGCTGGGGCCGGCACCCGAGCCGGTGATTGCCCGGCAGATCGCGAACGCCAAAGGCCCCAGTGGCCCCAACCGCGACTACCTGCTCGGGCTGGCCGCGTCGCTGCGCACGCTCGGCGCCGACGATACCCACGTGTTCGCGCTGGAGAGCGCCATGCTCGCACTGAGCGCGCGCTGA
- a CDS encoding DUF2946 family protein, with product MPIPRRQRGFVAWLAIVALWLTIVAPVVSQTLANPLDSLVSIGACGVHHPDGTQTPPAGHLLEKCGYCGMMAGHSMLPDASPVQVPGLALAGPSPTAVRPPERSTIVLLAAAPRGPPVVAHA from the coding sequence GTGCCCATTCCACGCCGCCAACGAGGCTTCGTCGCCTGGCTCGCCATCGTCGCCCTGTGGCTGACGATCGTCGCGCCCGTGGTGTCGCAGACGCTGGCGAACCCGCTGGATTCGCTGGTCAGCATCGGTGCCTGCGGCGTGCACCACCCGGACGGCACGCAGACGCCGCCGGCCGGCCACCTGCTGGAGAAGTGCGGCTACTGCGGCATGATGGCCGGGCATTCGATGCTGCCCGACGCATCGCCGGTACAGGTTCCAGGGCTTGCGCTGGCCGGTCCGTCGCCCACTGCCGTCCGGCCGCCCGAACGCAGCACGATCGTGCTGCTCGCGGCCGCACCCCGCGGTCCTCCTGTCGTCGCGCACGCCTGA
- a CDS encoding MarR family winged helix-turn-helix transcriptional regulator has translation MPRRPALPAPDPQPPLCLKQHLCFALYAASNQMTRLARPMLDELGLTYPQYLVMLVLWEHGTRTVGEIGEALLLDSGTLTPLLKRMEANGLLARRRDPEDERRVRVALSPRGRVLKQRAAGLPSYMRCQVELPPARMDQLRDQLLALVEAMHPRAAD, from the coding sequence ATGCCACGCCGCCCCGCCCTGCCCGCCCCTGATCCGCAGCCCCCGCTGTGCCTCAAGCAGCACCTGTGCTTCGCGCTCTACGCAGCCAGCAACCAGATGACCCGGCTGGCCCGCCCCATGCTCGACGAACTGGGACTGACCTACCCGCAGTACCTGGTGATGCTGGTGCTGTGGGAACACGGGACGCGCACCGTCGGCGAGATCGGCGAGGCGCTGCTGCTGGATTCGGGCACGCTCACCCCGCTGCTCAAGCGGATGGAGGCGAACGGCCTGCTTGCCCGCCGGCGCGACCCCGAGGACGAGCGCCGCGTGCGCGTCGCACTGTCGCCGCGCGGCCGCGTGCTGAAACAGCGGGCCGCCGGCCTGCCCTCGTACATGCGCTGCCAGGTCGAGTTGCCGCCGGCCCGCATGGATCAGCTTCGCGACCAGCTGCTGGCGCTGGTGGAGGCGATGCACCCGCGCGCCGCCGACTGA
- a CDS encoding acyl-CoA dehydrogenase C-terminal domain-containing protein: MTLYKAPLDDQRFALFDVLGAEAVLTGLEGGDGHTRDLLDAVLEEAGKLAEQVLAPTNWPGDQEGCHFDKDTHTVTTPKGFKEAFKAFAEGGWAGLTMPEAYGGQALPAVLGTATTELFQSGNLSWSLYPLLSEGACHAMELHGEEWQRELFMSRIVAGDWTGTMCLTEPQAGSDLGLLKTRAEPAGKGLHDATTYRITGTKIFISAGEHDLAENIVHLVLARLPDAPAGSRGISMFIVPKFKVNADGSLGERNNAYAGAIEHKMGIKGSATCVMNFDEAEGYLIGQPHKGLMAMFTMMNAARLSVGVQGLALSERALQNSLNYARERLQSRALSGAKFPDKPADNLLVQPDVRRMLLTQRAFVEGSRLLVLYNALQVDVEARAKDEATRQKASELVAFLIPISKALVTELSIECTKEALQIYGGHGYIGENGMEQFARDARITTLYEGTTGIQAADLLGRKILQLQGAGFRHFLEEISAFCQQHSADESLRAMIGPLAVYTKQWGELTMKLAGRIQANPEELGAAANDYLYYSGYITLAYLWAKSVAAADRSSQPEAFKQAKRDTAAFYFARILPRCLMHQAGIEAGVATLPQIA; the protein is encoded by the coding sequence ATGACGCTTTACAAGGCCCCCCTCGACGACCAGCGCTTCGCCCTCTTCGACGTCCTCGGCGCCGAAGCGGTGCTGACCGGGCTGGAAGGTGGCGACGGCCACACCCGCGACCTGCTCGACGCCGTGCTGGAAGAGGCCGGCAAGCTCGCCGAGCAGGTGCTCGCGCCGACCAACTGGCCGGGCGACCAGGAAGGCTGCCACTTCGACAAGGACACCCACACGGTCACCACGCCGAAGGGTTTCAAGGAAGCCTTCAAGGCGTTCGCCGAGGGCGGCTGGGCCGGCCTGACCATGCCGGAGGCCTACGGCGGCCAGGCGCTGCCGGCCGTGCTCGGCACCGCCACCACCGAGCTGTTCCAGTCCGGCAACCTGTCGTGGAGCCTCTATCCGCTGCTGTCCGAGGGCGCCTGCCACGCGATGGAACTGCACGGCGAGGAGTGGCAGCGCGAGCTGTTCATGAGCCGCATCGTCGCCGGCGACTGGACCGGCACGATGTGCCTGACCGAACCCCAGGCCGGTTCCGACCTCGGCCTGCTGAAGACCCGCGCCGAGCCGGCCGGCAAGGGCCTGCACGACGCCACCACCTACAGGATCACCGGCACCAAGATCTTCATCAGCGCCGGCGAGCACGATCTGGCCGAGAACATCGTGCACCTGGTGCTGGCCCGCCTGCCCGACGCCCCGGCCGGCAGCCGCGGCATCTCGATGTTCATCGTGCCGAAGTTCAAGGTGAATGCCGACGGCTCGCTGGGCGAGCGCAACAACGCCTACGCCGGCGCCATCGAGCACAAGATGGGCATCAAGGGATCGGCCACCTGCGTGATGAACTTCGACGAGGCCGAGGGCTACCTGATCGGCCAGCCGCACAAGGGCCTGATGGCGATGTTCACCATGATGAATGCCGCCCGCCTGTCGGTCGGCGTGCAGGGCCTGGCGCTGTCGGAGCGCGCACTGCAGAACAGTCTCAACTACGCCCGCGAGCGCCTGCAGTCACGTGCGCTGTCCGGTGCGAAGTTCCCCGACAAGCCGGCCGACAACCTGCTGGTGCAGCCGGACGTGCGCCGCATGCTGCTGACCCAGCGCGCCTTCGTCGAAGGCTCGCGCCTGCTGGTGCTGTACAACGCGCTGCAGGTGGACGTCGAGGCGCGTGCCAAGGACGAAGCCACGCGGCAGAAGGCGAGCGAGCTGGTCGCGTTCCTGATCCCGATCTCCAAGGCGCTGGTCACCGAGCTGTCGATCGAGTGCACCAAGGAAGCGCTGCAGATCTACGGCGGCCACGGCTACATCGGCGAGAACGGCATGGAGCAGTTTGCCCGCGATGCGCGCATCACCACGCTGTACGAGGGCACCACCGGCATCCAGGCGGCCGATCTGCTCGGCCGCAAGATCCTCCAGCTGCAGGGTGCGGGCTTCCGGCACTTCCTGGAGGAGATCAGCGCGTTCTGCCAGCAGCACAGCGCCGACGAGTCGCTGCGCGCGATGATCGGTCCGCTCGCCGTCTACACCAAGCAGTGGGGCGAACTGACCATGAAGCTGGCCGGCCGCATCCAGGCCAACCCGGAAGAGCTGGGCGCCGCCGCCAACGACTACCTGTACTACTCCGGCTACATCACCCTCGCCTACCTGTGGGCGAAGAGCGTGGCCGCGGCGGACCGTAGCAGCCAGCCGGAAGCGTTCAAGCAGGCCAAGCGCGACACCGCGGCGTTCTACTTCGCCCGCATCCTGCCGCGTTGCCTGATGCACCAGGCAGGCATCGAGGCCGGCGTGGCGACGCTGCCCCAGATCGCCTGA
- a CDS encoding type 1 glutamine amidotransferase domain-containing protein, with protein MSPNDLHGRRIAVLATDGFEHSELTEPKRLLEAAGARVDVVAPDGSKQIRGWTGGDWAGSVKVDMPLAKAHVGDFDALVLPGGVINPDQLRLREEAIAFIRDFGASGKPVAAICHGPWTLIDAGLVMGRKVTSWPSLRNDLENAGAQWRDKAVVADGTLITSRKPDDIPAFTEALIERLAA; from the coding sequence ATGAGCCCCAACGATCTGCACGGCCGTCGCATCGCCGTCCTGGCGACCGACGGCTTCGAGCACAGCGAGCTGACCGAACCCAAGCGCCTGCTGGAGGCTGCCGGCGCGCGCGTGGACGTGGTCGCGCCGGACGGATCGAAGCAGATCCGCGGCTGGACGGGCGGCGACTGGGCCGGCTCGGTGAAGGTGGACATGCCGCTGGCCAAGGCGCACGTCGGGGATTTCGACGCGCTGGTGCTGCCCGGCGGAGTGATCAATCCGGACCAGTTGCGGCTGCGCGAGGAGGCGATCGCCTTCATCCGCGACTTCGGCGCCTCCGGCAAGCCGGTGGCCGCGATCTGCCACGGGCCGTGGACGCTGATTGACGCCGGCCTGGTGATGGGGCGCAAGGTCACCTCGTGGCCGTCGCTGCGCAACGACCTGGAGAATGCCGGCGCGCAATGGCGGGACAAGGCGGTGGTGGCCGACGGCACGCTGATCACCAGCCGCAAGCCGGACGACATCCCGGCCTTCACCGAGGCACTGATCGAACGGCTGGCCGCCTGA
- a CDS encoding TlpA family protein disulfide reductase, producing the protein MRRIAVLFACLLACTPTFAGATLKPGDTPPDALGITRDGTHLTLSPLRGKVVVSFWATWCGYCMKEMPTLGNIQQVAIQKHLPLQIVAVNHRESVRTFAAVSRNMHRILPTLLMSRDGDGRVGRPYGSDDGIPVMAIFHPDGTLANLHVGYDESDLDGILAEINGLLADATKPQAAVPH; encoded by the coding sequence ATGCGTCGGATTGCCGTGCTGTTCGCCTGCCTGCTCGCCTGCACCCCCACCTTCGCCGGGGCGACACTGAAACCCGGCGACACGCCACCGGACGCACTGGGCATCACTCGCGACGGCACCCATCTCACGCTTTCGCCCCTGCGCGGCAAGGTGGTGGTGAGCTTCTGGGCCACCTGGTGCGGCTACTGCATGAAGGAGATGCCCACCCTGGGCAACATCCAGCAGGTGGCGATCCAGAAGCACCTGCCGCTGCAGATCGTGGCGGTGAATCACCGTGAGAGTGTGCGGACGTTCGCCGCGGTGTCGCGCAACATGCATCGCATCCTGCCGACCCTGCTGATGAGCCGCGACGGTGACGGCAGGGTCGGGCGCCCCTACGGCAGCGACGACGGCATCCCGGTGATGGCGATCTTCCATCCGGACGGCACGCTGGCCAACCTGCACGTGGGTTACGACGAGAGCGATCTCGACGGGATCCTCGCCGAGATCAACGGCCTGCTGGCCGACGCCACCAAGCCCCAGGCCGCCGTCCCACACTGA
- the glpK gene encoding glycerol kinase GlpK: MSAEYILAIDQGTTSSRAILFDRAGRIAGVAQREFPQHFPQPGWVEHHPREIMTSVLTTITEVMNDTQVPASAIAGIGITNQRETTVVWDRVTGQPIHNAIVWQSRQTRAICEALKAAGHEPMVKAKTGLLIDAYFSGTKVKWILDHVDGARERARRGELAFGTIDSWLIWNLTGGKVHVTDATNASRTLMYDIHARQWDDELLAMLDVPRAMLPEVRSSSEIYGHTTPELFFGREVPIAGVAGDQQAALFGQACFEPGMAKNTYGTGCFMLMHTGERAVASEHGLLTTIAWDVDGRVEYALEGAIFVAGSVVQWLRDGLRMLGKSSDSQAYAERAGDSDGVYFVPAFVGLGAPYWRSDVRGAVFGLSRGTSKEHFVRAALESMAYQTRDVLDAMQADAGITLRELRADGGAIANDFLAQFQADILGVPLLRPEVTETTALGAAYLAGLATGFWSSREEIARQWAVQRRFAPSMPSERREALYAGWSMAVQATLGFRV, from the coding sequence ATGAGCGCCGAGTACATCCTGGCGATCGACCAGGGCACCACCAGTTCCCGCGCCATCCTGTTCGACCGCGCCGGCCGCATCGCCGGCGTGGCGCAACGCGAGTTCCCCCAGCACTTCCCCCAGCCGGGCTGGGTCGAGCACCACCCGCGCGAGATCATGACCAGCGTGCTCACCACGATCACCGAGGTGATGAACGACACGCAGGTCCCCGCTTCGGCGATCGCCGGCATCGGCATCACCAACCAGCGCGAGACCACGGTGGTGTGGGACAGGGTCACCGGCCAGCCGATCCATAACGCCATCGTGTGGCAGTCACGGCAGACCCGCGCCATCTGCGAGGCGCTGAAGGCCGCTGGCCACGAGCCAATGGTGAAGGCGAAGACCGGCCTGCTGATCGACGCGTATTTCTCCGGCACCAAGGTGAAGTGGATCCTCGACCACGTCGACGGCGCGCGCGAACGCGCCCGCCGCGGCGAGCTGGCCTTCGGCACCATCGACAGCTGGCTGATCTGGAACCTCACCGGCGGCAAGGTGCACGTCACCGATGCCACCAACGCCTCTCGCACGCTGATGTACGACATCCATGCACGCCAGTGGGACGACGAGCTGCTGGCGATGCTCGACGTGCCGCGCGCGATGCTGCCGGAGGTGCGCTCGTCCAGCGAAATCTACGGACACACCACGCCGGAGCTGTTCTTCGGACGGGAGGTGCCGATCGCCGGCGTGGCCGGCGACCAGCAGGCCGCGCTGTTCGGCCAGGCCTGCTTCGAACCAGGCATGGCCAAGAACACCTACGGCACCGGCTGCTTCATGCTGATGCACACCGGCGAACGGGCCGTGGCCTCGGAACACGGCCTGCTCACCACCATCGCCTGGGACGTCGACGGCCGGGTCGAATACGCGCTGGAAGGCGCGATCTTCGTCGCGGGGTCGGTGGTGCAGTGGCTGCGCGACGGGCTGCGCATGTTGGGCAAATCCAGCGACTCGCAGGCCTACGCCGAGCGCGCCGGCGACAGCGACGGCGTGTACTTCGTGCCGGCCTTCGTCGGCCTCGGCGCACCGTACTGGCGCAGCGACGTGCGCGGCGCGGTGTTCGGCCTGTCGCGTGGCACCAGCAAGGAACACTTCGTGCGCGCCGCGCTGGAGTCGATGGCCTACCAGACCCGCGACGTGCTCGATGCAATGCAGGCCGATGCCGGCATCACACTGAGGGAGTTGCGCGCCGACGGCGGCGCCATCGCCAACGACTTCCTTGCCCAGTTCCAGGCCGACATCCTCGGCGTGCCGCTACTGCGGCCAGAGGTCACCGAAACCACCGCGCTGGGCGCTGCCTACCTGGCCGGACTGGCCACCGGCTTCTGGTCCAGCCGCGAGGAGATCGCACGGCAATGGGCGGTGCAACGACGCTTCGCACCGTCGATGCCGAGCGAGCGACGGGAGGCGCTCTATGCCGGCTGGAGCATGGCGGTGCAGGCGACGCTGGGGTTCCGGGTCTGA